A genome region from Maylandia zebra isolate NMK-2024a linkage group LG6, Mzebra_GT3a, whole genome shotgun sequence includes the following:
- the inab gene encoding internexin neuronal intermediate filament protein, alpha b has product MSYGSEVFSSSSYRRIFGDSPRYASSPSRTVMNVASRGGYRSSSLSRSNVSSLGSFSRKSGRSFSPMPVESFDLTQSSVLNNEFKIIRTNEKEQMQGLNDRFAMFIEKVRNLEQHNKVLETELTALRQRHTEPSRLAELYQQEIRELRSQLDELNGEKSQLMIERDNIEDDLQKLRGKYEEEFRAREEAEATLKAFKKDVDDATMVRLDLEKKVESLLDEINFLRKVHEEEVAELTDMIQAAQVSVEMEVSKPDLTSALKEIRSQYESMASKNLQSAEEWYKSKFADLSEQANRSNEAIRAGREEVNEFRRQLQSKTIEIESLRGTNESLEKQLREMEDRHNMEIGNYQESMAELENELRTTKSEMARHLREYQDLLNVKMALDIEIAAYRKLLEGEETRIGTGITYPSPSISAGPGQGYSYQTRIYTSSGKSSKKEGKDDEQLESKSGGKMSQREVYEETVVTTKKMEKQQDDIPTNQKN; this is encoded by the exons ATGAGCTACGGATCTGaagtcttttcctcctcctcctaccGGAGGATTTTCGGGGATTCTCCCCGTTATGCATCCTCTCCATCGCGCACGGTGATGAACGTGGCCTCTCGCGGAGGGTACCGGTCCTCCTCCCTATCCCGAAGCAACGTTTCGTCCCTGGGCTCTTTCAGCAGAAAGTCTGGCCGCTCCTTCTCTCCTATGCCAGTGGAGTCCTTCGACCTGACACAGAGTAGCGTCCTCAACAATGAGTTTAAAATCATCCGCACTAATGAAAAGGAACAAATGCAAGGTCTTAATGACCGCTTTGCAATGTTCATCGAGAAAGTGCGCAACTTGGAGCAGCAcaacaaagtgctggaaacaGAGTTGACTGCTCTGCGACAGCGTCATACCGAGCCGTCCAGGCTGGCAGAGCTCTATCAGCAAGAGATCCGCGAACTGCGCTCCCAGCTCGACGAACTGAACGGGGAGAAGTCCCAGCTGATGATCGAGAGGGATAATATTGAGGACGACCTGCAGAAGCTCAGGGGGAAATATGAAGAGGAGTTCCGCGCCCGAGAGGAGGCGGAGGCCACCCTCAAGGCTTTCAAAAAAGATGTGGATGATGCTACCATGGTGCGCCTGGACTTAGAGAAGAAAGTGGAATCCCTCCTGGACGAGATCAACTTCCTCAGGAAGGTgcatgaggaggaggtggccgAACTGACGGATATGATCCAGGCTGCACAGGTGTCTGTTGAAATGGAGGTGTCCAAGCCGGATCTCACCTCCGCCCTCAAAGAGATTCGCAGCCAGTACGAGTCCATGGCTTCAAAGAACCTGCAGTCCGCCGAGGAGTGGTACAAGAGCAAGTTTGCAGATCTTTCCGAGCAGGCTAACCGTAGTAACGAGGCCATCCGCGCCGGCAGGGAGGAAGTGAACGAGTTCAGGAGGCAGCTGCAGTCCAAGACTATCGAGATCGAGAGTCTGAGAGGAACCAACGAATCTCTGGAAAAGCAGCTTCGGGAGATGGAGGACAGACACAATATGGAGATTGGAAACTATCAG GAAAGCATGGCAGAGCTGGAGAATGAGCTGAGGACCACAAAGAGTGAGATGGCTCGTCACTTGAGGGAGTATCAGGATCTGCTTAATGTCAAGATGGCACTGGACATAGAAATTGCAGCATACAG GAAACTACTGGAGGGAGAGGAGACCCGCATCGGGACAGGCATCACCTATCCCAGTCCCTCCATAAGTGCTGGACCTGGGCAGGGCTACAGCTACCAGACCCGCATTTACACAAGCTCTGGCAAGAGCTCCAAGAAGGAGGGAAAGGATGACGAGCAGCTGGAGAGCAAATCCGGTGGGAAGATGTCCCAGCGTGAAGTTTATGAGGAGACAGTAGTCACCACCAAGAAGATGGAGAAGCAGCAAGACGACATTCCCACCAATCAGAAAAACTAA